CAACTGAATGATGCCTGTGATCATAATACAATCCTGGCCACCAATACCTCTTCCATCTCAATTACACAAATCGGTGCTGTAGTGGCACATCCAGAACGTGTAATAGGAATGCACTTTATGAATCCGGTGCCGATCATGAAACTGGTTGAAATTATCCGCGGTTACAATACGTCTGATGAGGTAACCAAAATCATCATGGACCTGTCCGAGAAACTGGGCAAAACCCCAGTGGAAGTAAATGACTATCCTGGTTTTGTAGCCAACAGGATCTTAATGCCCATGATCAATGAATCTATCGAAACGCTCTACAATGGTGTAGCCGGAGTATATGAAATTGATACGGTAATGAAATTAGGAATGGTACACCCTATGGGTCCGTTACAATTGGCTGACTTTATTGGCCTTGATGTTTGCCTTGCCATTTTAAATGTGATGTATGAAGGTTTCAAAAATCCAAAATATGCACCTTGCCCTCTTTTGGTAAATATGGTACGTGCCGGTAAACTGGGTGTAAAATCCGGAGCTGGTTTCTATGATTATTCCGAAAGCAAAAAAGCAGAAAAAGTAGCAAAACAATTTGCCTAAAATATAGTAAAACAGGTTCCGCCTGTAGCACTTCCCTTAGGATCTCCCGGAAAAACCGGGAGATCCACTTTTGAGGCCTCATGCTACCTTAGTAGCTAATACCAGTTCTCAAAAGCTATAGCATACAATCCGGTTGCTATTATCATAGTAACTTCAAAAAAACACAGTTTGGCAAAAATTATCCCTTTCAAAGCAGTTCGCCCAACACGGGACAAAGTAAGTTTGGTTACCTCACGCTCCTATGATGAATATTCACCAGCCGAACTTGCGTCACAACTTGATTTTAATCCGTTTTCATTTTTACATGTGCTGAATCCGGCATATGTAAACCAACAGAAAATAGGGCTGGAAAAAAGATTTAAACTCGTGGCTCAGAAATACCATGATTTCAAAGAAGAGCAGATCCTGATCAAAGAAGATAAGCCTGTTTTTTTTATTTATGAGATACAGTCCAAAAATCAGCAATTCACGGGTATCATTGCCGGTACAGCCATTGCGGACTACCAGAATAATGTGATCAAAAAGCACGAAGACACCTTACAATACCGGGTGGAATTGTTCAAAGATTATTTGCACCAAACCGGTTTCAACACCGAGCCCGTACTCATCACCTATCCGGACAATACTGAGCTAACAGCCTGGATTGCCCAGAAGAAACAAGGGGACTCATTGTATGAATTTGCAACGACCAAAAGAGAGAAACACATCCTTTGGAAAATTGACGATGACGCCGAAATCGCCTGGCTGATGAAACAGTTTGATACTATCGGGAATCTTTACATTGCCGACGGCCACCACCGTTCTGCCTCCGCCGAATTGCTATACGAGCAGGACCATGCTTCCGGCAACAACAACCTGAATTACTTCATGAGCTTCCTGATTGCAGAGAGCAATGTCAAAATATACGAATACAACCGGATCATACGCGACCTGAATGGCTTATCAAAAACAGCCTTTCTGGAAGCTTTATCCGCAGAATTCTGGATTAAAAACAAAGAGCAGCAACTTTGGAAACCTTCCAAAAAATTTGAATTCGGGATGTACCTCGATGGCGAATTTTACGCGCTGCTCCTCAAGGATGAACACAGTTTCACTTCTGTACTGGAGCGCCTTGATGCACAAATTTTATATGAAAAGGTATTGCATCCTATTTTAGGCATTGGCGATTTGCGCAATGACGAACGTATCGATTATATTCCGGGGAAACTCTCTATTGTTACCATTAAAGAAGTGATCGATGAAGGTGAATTTGAAGTAGGATTTATGCTATTCCCTACTGATATCTCAGAAATCAAGAGCCTGGCCGATAATAACCTGATCATGCCACCAAAGAGTACATATATTGATCCTAAATTCCGCAGTGGACTGGTTGTATATGAGCTGGCTCCTTAAGTTGCTACCCGTTTGAATTAATCCTATATCGTAAAACAAGCTTATGTCCATAAAAAATAACTTACTTGAAATACAAGCAACTCTTCCGGAGCACGTTACATTAGTCGCTGTTTCCAAAACAAAACCTGTACCCGATTTGCAAGAAGCCTATGATGCCGGGCAGCGTATTTTTGGAGAAAACAAAATCCAGGAAATGGCCGAAAAGTCAGAGCAGCTTCCCAAAGATATCGCATGGCACATGATCGGGCACGTACAAACCAATAAAGTAAAATTTATGGCTGGTTTTGTGAGTCTTATCCATGGCGTTGACAGCCTTAAATTACTGGAAGAAATCAATAAACAGGCTTTAAAAAACAACAGGATCATTGATTGCCTGCTCCAAATGCACATTGCCGAAGAGGAAACCAAATTTGGACTGAACGAAGAAGAGCTTGAAGCATTGTTAGCCAGTCCTTCCTTTCAGGGACTCAACAATATCAGGATCAGCGGATTAATGGGCATGGCAACATTTACCGAAAATAAAGAACAAATCAGAAAAGAATTCCTATATTTAAAGACTGTCTTTGACGCGCTGGCACTGCGACCAAAAACGAACAACTTTGCCCCGGAAATAATTTCAATGGGCATGTCCGGAGATTATCAGATCGCCATTGAATGCGGAAGCACGATGGTTCGGATCGGAAGCAGTATCTTTGGGAATCGTTAAGAAACAGTTTAGAAAACACCATTAAAAACTTAAACCACTCATCTCTTTTTGTACGCAATACTCGACATAGAAACTACCGGTGGACAATACAATGAAGAAGGAATTACCGAAATTGCCATCTATAAATTTGACGGACATGAAATTGTAGACCAGTTTATCAGCCTGGTAAACCCGGAAAAACCCATTCAGCCTTTTGTCGTAAAACTTACAGGCATCAATAATGCCATGCTTCGTAGCGCTCCTAAATTTTATGAAGTAGCCAAACGCATCATTGAGATTACAAAGGATTGTGTTATTGTAGCCCATAATGCCCAATTTGATTACCGCATCCTCCAAACTGAATTCAGGAGACTGGGTTATGATTTTGAATCTGAAAACCTGTGTACCGTAGAATTATCTAAAAAATTATTACCGGAACAACCTTCCCACAGCCTGGGGAAACTCGTACGTGCGCTGGGTATCCCAATGAGCGACAGGCATCGTGCCAGTGGTGATGCGATGGCTACCGTCAAATTGTTCAAGATGCTATTGGCTAAAGACCAAACCCGGGAAATCGTAAAAAGCTTTATAAAAACCGAAGTCAAATCCGGTATTTCTACGAAACTGAAAGATTTATTGGAATCCGTCCCGTCCGCAACTGGTGTGTATTATATCCACCGCCAGGATGGAACCATTATTTTTATCGGTAAAAGCAAAAACATCAAAAAACGAATCAATCAGCATTTTACCGCAACTTCCCGTACCAATAAAAAAATACAGCTGGAGGCTTTTGCCGTTACCTATGAAGAAACAGGTACCGAACTTATAGCGTTACTCAAAGAAACACAGGAAATAAACATCAATAAACCCGTATACAATCGTATTTCAAAGAAAAGCCCTTTCCAATGGTCTTTATACACTGAAAAAGATACTAACGGATACCTGAACCTCACGCTCCGAAAAACGGACAAGCGAAAGAAAGAAATCCTTTCGTACACCACGTACCTGGAAGGGCGGAATGAATTATTCCGCCTGAGTGCCACATTCAAATTATGCCAGAAATATACGGGTCTGTATGAAACGGAAAATGAATGTTTCCAATTCAAGATCAATGAGTGCGATGGGGCGTGTATTCAAAAAGTCACTACTCAGGACTACAATGCCAGAGTGATGGAACTTATTGCTGCCAAAAAAATCAATTCCAAAACCATGGTAATTATTGATAAAGGCCGCACTATAGAAGAACGAAGTGCCATCCTGATTGAAGAAGGTGTTTATAAAGGCTATGCTTTTTATAACCTGAATTACCAGATACACAATATTGATATCCTCAAAAATATCCTGGTCCCTATGACCAGCAGCAGTGAAATTACCAAAACCATACAAAGCTACATCCGAAAAAAGAAGGTGCTTAAAATAGTAGAATACTAATAGTTTGCGTAATTTTGATAAGATGCCTCTAAAATTCCCGGTTTGAAAAAATTAATTACCGAAGAACAGCGTAAAAAACTCCATGAAATAATTTATGAAGCAGATACTCCTGCCGGTAAGTTATTTGATATCATTTTACTCTCCCTGATCCTGATTAGTATTATCGCGATCATGCTGGAAAGCATTGCTTCTGTACAATTAAAATATGGCTTTATCCTGGCAGAGATCGAATGGATCATCACCGCTTTTTTTACCCTGGAATATATCGCCCGGATTATTGCCGTACGGGAACCGCGCCATTATATTTTTAGTTTCTATGGAATCATTGACCTGCTGGCTACAATACCAAAATACATCGGGCTTCTTTTCCCCGGTTTTGGTTTCCTGCTCGCCATTCGTGCGATTCGTTTGCTTCGGGTATTCCGGATTTTAAAACTCATAAAATTCGTTGGGGCTGGAAACAATTTGGCCATTGCCCTAAAAAAAAGCCGTGCAAAAATATTTGTTTTCCTGTTTACCGTAATGGTGCTTTCCATCATATTAGGAACCCTGATGTATATGATTGAAGGTCCCGAAAATGGATTTACCAGCATTCCTAAAAGTGTCTATTGGACCATTGTCACCCTTACAACTGTAGGATTTGGCGATATCACTCCGCATACCCCATTAGGACAGCTGCTCTCCGTGGTTATTATGGTATTGGGATATGGCATTATTGCTGTACCAACAGGAATCGTAACCTCCGAATTGGCCAATCAGAATAAAGACGTCCACCTCAATACACAATCCTGCCCAAACTGTGGCGCTTCCAATCATAAAGATAATGCCGAATTCTGCTACAACTGTGGCACACGATTACACTAATATAATGTCCGAACAAAAACAACATACCAAATACCTGATTACCATTGTAGGTCCTACCGCTATTGGAAAAACCGCTATGGCAATCCGGGTGGCACAACACTTCAACTGCGAAATCATATCCTGTGATTCCCGTCAGTTTTTCCGGGAAATGAATATTGGGACTGCCGTACCCTCTGCAGTAGAATTAGCAGCCGTCCCGCATCATTTCATACAACACATCTCCATCTTCGATAACTATACGGTAGGCGATTTTGAACGCGATGCCTTAGCCCAAATTGCCACACTGCATCAAAAAAATGACTTTGTCGTAATGGTTGGCGGATCCGGGTTATATGTCGACGGCCTCCTGAATGGGCTCGATACTTTCCCGGAGGTCGCTATCGAAATTCGCGAAGGGATTATCACCAATTACAATCAACACGGGATTGAATACCTGCAAAGGCAACTCCAGGAACTCGATCCGGTACATTATGCTGTTGTAGCACAGGAAAACCCACAGCGTCTCATGCGGGCATTAGAAGTATCCATTGCCAGTGGCCAACCCTACTCTTCTTTCCTCAACCGGGAAAAAGAACCCCGTCCCTTTGTCCCGATTCTTATTGGCCTCGAAGGGGAACGTAGTGCAATTTACGACCGGATCAACCAACGGGTAGACCTGATGATCAACGCCGGGCTCGTTGAAGAAGCGAGGGATCTATTGCCACAACAAACATTAAACGCATTACAAACAGTGGGCTATCGGGAACTTTTTAGTTATTTCTCCGGAGACATCACCCTGGACTTTGCAATTGAAGAGATCAAAAAAAATACCCGCCGTTTTTCCAAACGTCAAATGACCTGGTTCCGTAAGAATCCCGCCATAGCCTGGTTCGATTATAAGTCTGACCCCAAATCGGTCATTGCACATATCGATTCCAAAACAACCTCATAAAGTAAAGGACCTGAACTTAAAAGAATAAGAAATGCCAATAGCCAAAAACTTTCAATCTATATATTCCCAGGATTGGGAAATCAATTTTACCCATTGCACTCCAAATGGATTTTTAAAATACACCGAGTTGTGCAATTTATTACAGCTTACAGCCGGCAGCCACGCAGAAACGGGCGGCATGAGCTTTACAGACA
The Flavobacterium kingsejongi genome window above contains:
- a CDS encoding 3-hydroxyacyl-CoA dehydrogenase family protein → MKNIAVIGAGTMGNGIAHTFAQSGFTVKLIDVSEKSLDKGMATIAGNLDRMLAKGTITEADKLKTIGNIITYTDIKDGVTGVDLVVEAATENVELKLNIFKQLNDACDHNTILATNTSSISITQIGAVVAHPERVIGMHFMNPVPIMKLVEIIRGYNTSDEVTKIIMDLSEKLGKTPVEVNDYPGFVANRILMPMINESIETLYNGVAGVYEIDTVMKLGMVHPMGPLQLADFIGLDVCLAILNVMYEGFKNPKYAPCPLLVNMVRAGKLGVKSGAGFYDYSESKKAEKVAKQFA
- a CDS encoding DUF1015 domain-containing protein; the encoded protein is MAKIIPFKAVRPTRDKVSLVTSRSYDEYSPAELASQLDFNPFSFLHVLNPAYVNQQKIGLEKRFKLVAQKYHDFKEEQILIKEDKPVFFIYEIQSKNQQFTGIIAGTAIADYQNNVIKKHEDTLQYRVELFKDYLHQTGFNTEPVLITYPDNTELTAWIAQKKQGDSLYEFATTKREKHILWKIDDDAEIAWLMKQFDTIGNLYIADGHHRSASAELLYEQDHASGNNNLNYFMSFLIAESNVKIYEYNRIIRDLNGLSKTAFLEALSAEFWIKNKEQQLWKPSKKFEFGMYLDGEFYALLLKDEHSFTSVLERLDAQILYEKVLHPILGIGDLRNDERIDYIPGKLSIVTIKEVIDEGEFEVGFMLFPTDISEIKSLADNNLIMPPKSTYIDPKFRSGLVVYELAP
- a CDS encoding YggS family pyridoxal phosphate-dependent enzyme, coding for MSIKNNLLEIQATLPEHVTLVAVSKTKPVPDLQEAYDAGQRIFGENKIQEMAEKSEQLPKDIAWHMIGHVQTNKVKFMAGFVSLIHGVDSLKLLEEINKQALKNNRIIDCLLQMHIAEEETKFGLNEEELEALLASPSFQGLNNIRISGLMGMATFTENKEQIRKEFLYLKTVFDALALRPKTNNFAPEIISMGMSGDYQIAIECGSTMVRIGSSIFGNR
- a CDS encoding exonuclease domain-containing protein — encoded protein: MYAILDIETTGGQYNEEGITEIAIYKFDGHEIVDQFISLVNPEKPIQPFVVKLTGINNAMLRSAPKFYEVAKRIIEITKDCVIVAHNAQFDYRILQTEFRRLGYDFESENLCTVELSKKLLPEQPSHSLGKLVRALGIPMSDRHRASGDAMATVKLFKMLLAKDQTREIVKSFIKTEVKSGISTKLKDLLESVPSATGVYYIHRQDGTIIFIGKSKNIKKRINQHFTATSRTNKKIQLEAFAVTYEETGTELIALLKETQEININKPVYNRISKKSPFQWSLYTEKDTNGYLNLTLRKTDKRKKEILSYTTYLEGRNELFRLSATFKLCQKYTGLYETENECFQFKINECDGACIQKVTTQDYNARVMELIAAKKINSKTMVIIDKGRTIEERSAILIEEGVYKGYAFYNLNYQIHNIDILKNILVPMTSSSEITKTIQSYIRKKKVLKIVEY
- a CDS encoding ion transporter, which encodes MKKLITEEQRKKLHEIIYEADTPAGKLFDIILLSLILISIIAIMLESIASVQLKYGFILAEIEWIITAFFTLEYIARIIAVREPRHYIFSFYGIIDLLATIPKYIGLLFPGFGFLLAIRAIRLLRVFRILKLIKFVGAGNNLAIALKKSRAKIFVFLFTVMVLSIILGTLMYMIEGPENGFTSIPKSVYWTIVTLTTVGFGDITPHTPLGQLLSVVIMVLGYGIIAVPTGIVTSELANQNKDVHLNTQSCPNCGASNHKDNAEFCYNCGTRLH
- the miaA gene encoding tRNA (adenosine(37)-N6)-dimethylallyltransferase MiaA produces the protein MSEQKQHTKYLITIVGPTAIGKTAMAIRVAQHFNCEIISCDSRQFFREMNIGTAVPSAVELAAVPHHFIQHISIFDNYTVGDFERDALAQIATLHQKNDFVVMVGGSGLYVDGLLNGLDTFPEVAIEIREGIITNYNQHGIEYLQRQLQELDPVHYAVVAQENPQRLMRALEVSIASGQPYSSFLNREKEPRPFVPILIGLEGERSAIYDRINQRVDLMINAGLVEEARDLLPQQTLNALQTVGYRELFSYFSGDITLDFAIEEIKKNTRRFSKRQMTWFRKNPAIAWFDYKSDPKSVIAHIDSKTTS